In the genome of Apostichopus japonicus isolate 1M-3 chromosome 15, ASM3797524v1, whole genome shotgun sequence, one region contains:
- the LOC139981350 gene encoding uncharacterized protein has translation MLGVIGKRFGDAGLRDVLIESGIVASGSVNGVMTGKHYNRATRIFRIVYEALHGLRLNAFTESLNQEDYSIMRNTVKTLENKATYPPQIAEALGDHNVNSLVQKYEEFCQSQSTPMFSFWSSFLDIMQVVLNFIRATRTGDFSLHLASIRSMLPWMFAYNRTNYMRYCTVYWRQMMSLPETHPLIYQRLCEGEFVVQRSKTNTFGQIACDMAIEQKCEELIHLTSGHVPEKDVSMDILNAKASGQEAFLTFVKERLLTDQIDFFAPMKMLKTKTFKTTFSKETISQQTLTKYKARWHGCLMEWLFCSSLHLVMLQTFGEFARQVLDILLSVTRTGKCKRIDFVTNRYLPLSIKSVERQKRSSSGEIRVRIVSSKQKKTMQWKKFLANETNKTELVEFLFEEWVKSDYASKLQGISLYFVHGEICHSSDGNMTTVQEVECLCSTQEEADTRMLLHAAHASKEYDVVIIRSADTDVAVLGVSHSNGIPAKLYLDIGTKNKRRLLDLGEIATSLGELRATSLLGFHAFTGCDTVSSFYGKGKSKSYALFQKHEESAATMSQLGSAQNVDDALLEACEKFVCKLYGSTVKSSVNELRYEIFRKTRANSRSLPPNKDSLSLHVKRANYQAFIWRHALQPKTNIDDPGSHGWKIEGGSLKIKWMKLLPAPKAILELMSCKCRKDCSTNACQCRKNTLHCTDACACDKCTNQREELECSDDDDDDDDYVDNDDSDEEEES, from the exons ATGCTTGGCGTAATAGGCAAGAGGTTTGGGGATGCTGGTCTAAGGGATGTGCTGATTGAGTCAGGCATAGTGGCCTCTGGATCTGTAAATGGCGTTATGACGGGCAAGCATTACAACCGTGCGACTCGAATTTTTAGAATTGTATATGAAGCTCTTCACGGATTGCGTTTGAATGCATTCACAGAATCTTTAAACCAGGAAGATTATAGTATTATGAGAAACACTGTCAAGACACTGGAGAACAAAGCAACATATCCACCACAGATTGCCGAAGCATTAGGTGACCATAATGTTAACTCTCTAGTCCAGAAGTATGAGGAATTCTGCCAGTCTCAATCCACTCCGATGTTTTCGTTCTGGTCATCATTCTTGGATATTATGCAAGTAGTTCTCAACTTTATCAGAGCAACAAGAACTGGTGATTTCAGCTTGCACCTTGCATCGATAAGATCTATGCTACCATGGATGTTTGCTTATAACCGTACAAACTACATGAGATATTGCACTGTGTACTGGCGACAGATGATGTCGTTACCAGAAACTCATCCTCTCATATATCAGAGGCTTTGTGAAGGAGAATTTGTCGTGCAACGTTCCAAGACAAATACCTTTGGTCAAATAGCATGTGACATGGCCATAGAGCAAA AATGTGAAGAGTTAATTCACCTTACTTCTGGCCATGTTCCAGAGAAAGATGTTTCTATGGATATTTTGAATGCAAAGGCAAGCGGGCAAGAAGCATTTCTTACATTTGTGAAAGAACGGCTGCTAACAGATCAAATTGACTTTTTTGCACCTATGAAgatgctgaaaacaaaaactttcaaaa CCACCTTCTCGAAAGAAACCATCAGCCAACAGACATTGACAAAATACAAGGCACGGTGGCATGGATGCTTGATGGAATGGCTATTCTGCAGCAGCTTGCATCTAGTAATGCTACAAACCTTTGGAGAATTTGCAAGACAGGTACTTGACATTCTTCTTTCAGTGACCAGAACAGGAAAGTGCAAGCGAATTGACTTTGTCACCAATAGATATTTGCCACTTAGCATTAAATCTGTAGAGCGGCAAAAGAGGTCCTCTTCTGGAGAAATCAGGGTCAGAATTGTTTCTTCCAAACAAAAAAAGACCATGCAATGGAAGAAATTTCTAGCTAATGAAACTAACAAAACAGAGCTGGTCGAGTTTCTCTTTGAAGAGTGGGTGAAATCAGACTATGCTAGTAAGTTGCAGGGCATAAGTCTCTACTTTGTCCACGGTGAGATATGTCATTCTAGTGATGGGAATATGACAACAGTGCAAGAAGTTGAATGCTTGTGCTCTACACAAGAAGAAGCAGACACAAGAATGCTTCTCCACGCCGCCCATGCTTCCAAAGAATATGATGTGGTTATCATCCGAAGTGCAGACACTGATGTAGCAGTTCTTGGTGTAAGCCATAGTAATGGGATCCCTGCAAAGCTCTACCTGGACATAGGCACTAAGAACAAGCGACGTCTTCTTGATCTTGGGGAAATTGCAACCTCATTAGGTGAGCTAAGGGCAACCTCACTGCTGGGGTTCCATGCTTTCACAGGGTGTGACACTGTCAGTTCTTTCTATGGCAAAGGAAAAAGCAAGAGTTATGCTTTGTTCCAGAAACATGAAGAATCAGCAGCAACCATGTCTCAGCTGGGCAGTGCACAGAATGTTGATGATGCTTTATTGGAGGCCTGTGAGAAGTTTGTCTGCAAGCTTTATGGATCAACTGTTAAATCATCTGTTAATGAACTTCGTTatgaaattttcagaaagacAAGAGCAAACAGTAGATCACTGCCACCAAACAAAGACTCTTTGTCCTTGCATGTAAAGCGTGCAAATTACCAAGCATTTATCTGGAGACATGCCCTACAACCTAAGACCAACATTGATGATCCTGGTAGCCACGGATGGAAAATTGAAGGAGGCAGCTTGAAAATAAAGTGGATGAAGTTACTTCCAGCCCCCAAAGCTATCCTGGAACTTATGAGTTGCAAATGCAGAAAAGACTGTTCAACCAACGCTTGTCAGTGTAGGAAGAACACGCTTCACTGCACAGATGCTTGTGCATGTGACAAATGCACCAACCAGAGGGAGGAGTTGGAATGcagtgatgacgatgatgacgatgatgattatGTTGATAATGATGACAGTGACGAGGAAGAGGAGTCATAA